The genomic DNA GTGAAGCATCGGGGGAGAAAATGGGGAGGGACAAATCTaatcataaacacacacacaaacctaaCCTAatcaatgatgatgatgtgtgtgtgtgtgcaacagCGTGTTGTTTGTATGCTGCTTACAGTGAGCTTTCGGTGGCAAGGAATCCAGCTATACCCCCTCGGCAGATGAGCgaattgatgatgatgatgatgttagTAGAAAACTGCGGCATAAATATTAGATAACGTAActaagaagcaaacaaaaacctaaCAGCAAGTAAAGTGGACACGAAAAACGCGCAACAATCACATATTATTGCACTCAAAGGATACATCTACACACGGAAATTcccacacgaacacacacacgcatcacaCCGGAAAAGGAACTGAACGCTCGGAGACGTCAGGATCAGCAATACTATCCTCGCACATTAATGCTGTAGAACACAAACAATCATGAGAGAGCTACCCATGGCAGCGTGTCCGTAGTGAGAAGCAATGAAACGACGGCAAGTATCTTCAGCTTCAAACATTCAATTGAAGACCTAACCTCCTACTATTACCTTAACAGCCGAACGGCAGCTGGTAACGTGTGAGGCGCCATAACgtttgcattaaaaaatacTCCAACTTTGCACGACGATGCAGTTAAACAGATGATTTGTGGATGCATCGAAGAAGAATTCTACAGAAAATTCTTTCTGAGCCTTGATCACGTTCAGTTCCTACTGCGTTTTGGGTCAGATAGATTGATTGGATAAGATCAGTGTTTAGAAGTGAGCTGAAGAGTTTCCGGGACGCATCTGAGCGTCCTCTTCTATAGCCCTCAATAATTTGAGGGCTCTGAGGGTGCTCTTCTATAACTCAACACATATTTCACTACCAGAACCAAAGCCTTGTTTCACCGGGCAAAATCCAAGTTGCCTGTTCCTAGGGGCCTTGTTCAAAGGACTTGCTCCAAGGGGTCTAGTTCAAGGGGCCTGTTGCAAGGAGCCTGCTCCAAAGGGACCTCGTTTTCAAAAAGTAGCACGAAGTAGCTCTTTGACCTCACGAGATAGATCTTTGACTTCACGAGGTAGCTCCTGGCACTCTTCAAGCTCTTCGCCTTTCGCTCAGTGAGCGTGGAGCTACCAGGAGGCCTCAAGTCCCACATATTAGCGAACAATTGCCCTCTTCTCTTTAAAAAGAGCTACTTGCTGAGTTTTGCCCAGAAATTCTATTGACCATTGTCGAGATCAGTTAGGAGTCTCTTCGATCGACAATGTATCCACCGTTAGAACCACCAGCTCAAAAGGATGTTTTCCGAACGATAAAACCACCAGACAATTGAACCTTGATTAACTCGGGTCCTGTAAAGTTCTTGCAAAATTAGTCTATTTCTTTAATGCATACGTTATAACAAGCGCACATGGTTTGGCATGCCCCACACACGGAAATTGCGCTCAGCTCGCATGGAAAAGAataaaagttttttgtttaatgccCCATGATGTAaggaacaaacaaagaaagggGAAAACCCTAACAGAAAGGAGTAAAGTGCTAGTTAGTAATAGAACGAGCATGTGAGGCAAAATGCTAGCAATAGTGCGTTCTGTTCATTGTTTCATCTACTACACCTTAATGAATTTGTACATTTGGCTCGGTTTAGGAACGATACGGCGATGAACCAACAATATTGATACTATACCTTTCTACACGATTTCAGCAACTATTTTAACAAGAAAGCAAACCTATGGAAGACTTTAAGCTAGAGGGATTATACCAGCGATCGCGTTTCAGGGGTGATCATCCGGTGATCACAGAGAATACACACGCGGCAGCGCAtaagcagcaggagcagcaaacATGGTTCCGGATAGCTACATTTTCCCCCCTCAGCCACAGTCTTACCGACAAAGAATAGTTGAATTAGGCTTTCCTTTCTCTATCGCTCTATCTCTGGATGCCAGGGaggattaaattaaaaaaaaaacaaacacacacactcacacactctaGGGAAAGGCAGGCACTCGCGGATATGGACTCGCATACCGAACAACCGTTTAAAACATGCAGGTGAACAACAAACTAGCATAGCACACATTACATATTTATCACGCATTTTCtcataaacaaaaattaaaccaaacaaaaccaatcgAAACGATCGCAAAAAAGGGTCAAATTATTAGCGGAGAGTGCAGGCAGATTTTAGCTGGTGCTGGTATGGGCGTTTGGCCGGGGTGCTAATAAAGCTCTGCTGCTACGGAAAAAAACTATGGATGAGTTGtaggaaaaaggggaaaaacatGGGAAAACATAACAATCAAATGACACAGctcccgcaaaaaaaaggaaccagtTCACAACCCAAACCGATAactacacaacacaacagacACACTCCCACTCCAGTGGGATAACACATCCATATTAGTCGCTTTTCATagttaaaaataaagaaataagaaAATGAAGTGTGATTTGGTGTTTGCGATTGTTTGCAAGTCTTTTTTAACGTTACCCTAACTTCCCTTGATGATTtcgatttaaataaattaacaaaacgTATGAAGTTCGTAGCGTTTCATTTGAAACTGCTCGACTCGGGACATTTCGAGTAGATTCGTTCGAGCAGTTCGTGCGAGCCACAGCTGTCACACGCtttgtttatatttgtttTGGGAATGTCAATCGAATTcataaaatataaacaaagcACGCATATTCCGCGAAATGCTGTTCGATACAGTTGGTGAACGTTAGTAAAGTTGTAGCAGAAAATTTTCAACTTTGTTGTAAGTGAACTCGATATTTCTGCTGTGTCCCTACTGCGTGTCGATTGTCTAGAAACGGTGGTGTATGTGTCTCCTATTTAATTCTAGATTCTCATAGAAACTAAAATTGTGGAGGCGATGTCACCGAAGGAGGAAAGATGCACGATGTGCGGCACGCTGGAAACAACGAAATGGCACATGCTGGACGACAAATCTGTTTGTGCCGATTGTCACGATGTTCAGCTAAATCCTTCGTACGAACCGCACGGCGAACGATCGCCCGAAAGGTTGCCTACGGGCAACATGCCTGAGCAGCAGGAAAATGATGAACTGTTGCACGAAGACGATATGGAGTTGCCAGCAGAGCATGCCACGATGCTCCCATGCACTCCGGAAAAAATGGACGCCAAGAAGCCACATTCGGGCGATGAACACGTGGATGTGGAGCAGAGTGGAGATTTAAACAATGCAGACGAGCAGGACGAACTGCACGAAACCATCACGACCCTCGGCATGTTTTCACCGCGACGCTTGCGGCACCGTGTTTGTCCGGTTCCGGAACCGGTACGGCGTGGATCGAAAAAGAACGGCCGAAATTGTCAAGGTTCGCGATCGAAATCGAGACGAACGCTCACGAAAAAGGTGGCCATTAAATCGCCCCGCGAGACAGCATCGACCAAAACCGTTTCGAAGGTGCATGATGACAACACCTGGTACCAGCTCGGGGACATTGTATCGATGGTCGATGCAGAGGACAATACCTATTACGCTCAAATTCGGGGACTGCTGGTGGACGCACACAACGAGAAGAGTGCAGTTTTGACTTGGTTGCTTCCTACGACGGCCAGCCCTCCACCGAACGAGGCATTTGATCCGGCCACGTATCTGGCAGGACCGGATGAGGATTTACCACGGCGGCTTACTTATATGAAGTTTGTTATGCACGCCCCGAGCAACTATTATCTGGATCGTACCAATCCATACCCGCGTCCGGAGTGTTACGGGCCGTCGAACACAACTCAGTCCGATAACCGTAACTACGTGTGGACCAGTATCACGAGTCGTTAGCGATAATTGCGATTCCGGTGCAGTCTAGTAGGTAGGAATATCTACTGAtcgtatttttaaattagTGCATAAGAGCAGTTAATAGCATTAAACAGCATCGATTGAGAATTTTCTATAACATCTCTCCTTCacaatttattcaaaattcgtAGCCGGTAATATGTAGTTTACAAACGCATTCTGTCGCATGTCGAAGCGAATGTTGAGCGCTTGTTCGTGCCGAAGATTCGCCGTCATTATCATATCGTAAAAATTGATCGTCTCAAACAGTGTCGCAAGCTTCTTCGTATCTACTCGACAGCTTGCCTCGGACAGGTTCGTTGGTTGGTCCTGTGGCTCGTGGTCGCCCGTTAGTTTGCGTGCGGGAACGCACTTGAGATTGCGGTAATGGCTCGCCACGGTCACCACTTCCGTTTCTACCACTAGCGATAGCTCGTCGTTTAGTGTGGCGTACAGCGTCACTGTTGGAGCgagatttttcttcttatccAGCAACGTGCGCAACGATTTCGCCGATGGCATAGCGATCGACAGGTCATACTCGACTTCGTGCGGAATTTCGTACTGATTCCACTCGCTGCGCGGTACCACCGTGACGGGAATGGCATGCTGTATCTTGGGCGTCAGGACGTCCTGATCGTTGCTGATCGTAGCGGACATTTCGACCGCCAGACAGGGCATGTGCGTTTTGATGAGCTTCAGCTTGATGTAGTCGACCGGATTGTTTCGCACGTAGGAAAGCGCCCGCAGAAAGCTGGCCGCCAGGCAGGTCATGTAGATCTGGTTGTGCTCACTGTCGATACCGTCCATGATGTACTCGGAGAAGAAACCGTCCCGCAGAGACGCATCGATCTCGCACCACAGATACTGTCCATCGTACGCTTCGGATTCGATCTGTAGAATTAGCTTGCCCGGCTGCACGTTGATGATGAGATTCTTCTGCATACGCGAGAAGGTGCTGATAACGTTGAGAAACTCTTTAATGTTGATGCCATCGTTCATAACTGCACGGAACTTCATGCTGTTGGAATTAAAGTACGGGATTCCATGTACGAAACggtttgtatttatttttgtaaataaacGGCTATTGCTGCCGGCTTTCTTGACGTTCCGCTGTGCTAACAAGGCCCAAGGTGAGTATAAGCAACGAGTTTTGAATTTGCTTTACCCAAGCAGCAAATGTTCAAACATTGGTTTGGAGACTTTTGGCCCTCAGACCAAAGTTAAATTCTTCCACTTTAATTTCATCACGTTCGATGACGAGAAAATTAGGCTAAAGTCTGATTTGATTTTATCGGCCAAAAGTTTTCAGTAggcttttatatttttctgaTTAATTTTTACTCTTCGCGTTAACATTTAGCACATAATGTATCCGAGTCGATTTGTTGCAGAAAAGAGTTAGGTTGATAGACCCCGATTCTTTGCACCCTTGGGTTAAACCGAGCTCGGCGAACTCACAAGTTTACCCGTCAACCCAACGAGTTAACGCTTATGCTTTGTTGCATCCACCCACGGTTCGAACACGACTCCCGGTCGATCCTTGGAAAAAGTCCGATCCTTGGAAATATAGTCCAAATTCCCGGACGTTGG from Anopheles stephensi strain Indian chromosome 2, UCI_ANSTEP_V1.0, whole genome shotgun sequence includes the following:
- the LOC118504153 gene encoding uncharacterized protein LOC118504153 produces the protein MSPKEERCTMCGTLETTKWHMLDDKSVCADCHDVQLNPSYEPHGERSPERLPTGNMPEQQENDELLHEDDMELPAEHATMLPCTPEKMDAKKPHSGDEHVDVEQSGDLNNADEQDELHETITTLGMFSPRRLRHRVCPVPEPVRRGSKKNGRNCQGSRSKSRRTLTKKVAIKSPRETASTKTVSKVHDDNTWYQLGDIVSMVDAEDNTYYAQIRGLLVDAHNEKSAVLTWLLPTTASPPPNEAFDPATYLAGPDEDLPRRLTYMKFVMHAPSNYYLDRTNPYPRPECYGPSNTTQSDNRNYVWTSITSR
- the LOC118504154 gene encoding checkpoint protein HUS1; the encoded protein is MKFRAVMNDGINIKEFLNVISTFSRMQKNLIINVQPGKLILQIESEAYDGQYLWCEIDASLRDGFFSEYIMDGIDSEHNQIYMTCLAASFLRALSYVRNNPVDYIKLKLIKTHMPCLAVEMSATISNDQDVLTPKIQHAIPVTVVPRSEWNQYEIPHEVEYDLSIAMPSAKSLRTLLDKKKNLAPTVTLYATLNDELSLVVETEVVTVASHYRNLKCVPARKLTGDHEPQDQPTNLSEASCRVDTKKLATLFETINFYDMIMTANLRHEQALNIRFDMRQNAFVNYILPATNFE